TTTATACTAAAAAACAGACATGGAGGTAAGAATCTCTCCAAAACCTGAAGCTATCTCTTATCATACACAAATTAAAGATACTGTGGTTTGTGCTCCTAAGAGTTCAACATTATCATGACGTAAGGAACATTTTCAAGGCCAAGGAATAGAATTCTGCAAAGAAAATGTGACCAcaagctagaaagatggctcggAAGTTAAAGAGTACacattgcttttgcagaggacccgagtttgactcccagcatctATGTCGAACATCTGTACTCATGTGTACATACCTGCCCCACAGATACACACCTACACaagattacaaataaaatatatcattacTTCTAGGCATTTTGGTTAAGATCAAGCATAAAACAAACCTGTGTAGCTTTGactttcctggaattcactctgtagacaaggctgaccttgaactcacagagatccacctgcccctgcctctagagtgctgggattaaaggcatgcacaccaccacctggctaaaactaatacaaatctttaaaaaagatattaTGGCTGAACTTACGAAGCTGGTCTGTCTTGTCTCAGATCAATGGTGAAGACAACAGCATCTTCACCAGCAGACAGGAACGTACAGGGAGAGTCTGGTTCTAGGGCCAactgaaggagagaaagggaaaggatgtGATTTCTAAATACTGAGAGGGAATCTTGTTCACTGACTTACCTTTAAGAAGGGaagcaattaaaatgttttagcaggccaggcatggtaggtacatacctttaataccaatTTGGGAGTTTGAGGCGAGATCtgtgtggtctacatagtgaaaccatgtctcaaaaaaaaaaaaagtcttagcaAGTAAAATgtgtactttttttgtttgtttttataaaaccctaaaaagggaagaaggggattggagagatgacttagcggttaagagcactggctattcttccagaggcccttagttcaattcttagcaatcacatggtggctcacaaccaactctaatatatgcaggcagaacactgtatacataataaataaatctttttaaaaatcctaagaagggaaataatttaAGCTTCACTCACTCTTCTGGGTGAGTTAATAGTCCACTTATTCTATACAGgtaattttctattttaaccAAATCACAATGAACATGAACAGAGATAGCAAAGAAAGCATcattcagccaggtggtggcggcacacgcctttaatctcagcacttggaaggcagaggcaggctgatttcagtaagttcgaggctagcctggtctacaaattgaattccaggacaaccagaactgttaaacagagaaactctgtctcaaaaaacaaaaacttcattataaaataaagttcaGTTCAGACATGTAGACAATAATATTAGAAACTTCTTTCCTACCTGTATCTTAACTCTAAAAATTAGTTACTTAGTGGGTGGGAACTagacttaaaaattaaagtgaagagccaggcggtggtggtgcacgcctttaatcccagtactcgggaggcagaggcaggcggatctctgtgagttcgaggccagcctggtctacaagagctagttccaggacaggaaccaaaagctacggagaaaccctgtctcgaaaataaaaaaaaaattaaagtgaggagggaaaaaatcaaagaagtgagtatttttcatatttctggAGCCTTCTGGGCTCCAACTTTTCTTAGGTTTTGTAAGAGAATATCATTCTTTGCATGgcatgaaaaacaaataaacaaacataatatCTACCCTGAGGCTGGGAAGTTCTCAGTGCCTCCCTAGCTGCCACCATGACTATCCACTGTATAGTCACAGCTTTAAATACAGTTGTCAATAACATGGCTATTTATAGGCTAGTGGTGAGCAGGAAAATCAGGATTTAGAAGACCCAACCACTAGCACCTGGGACCCATTAAAATGATCTAAAAACAGTAAACTTCAGAAGACACAGGAACTCAAGGGTCTCTGAACTAACTATTCTCCACTTGAGgctaggtttgtttattttggggttCTCAAGACAGTCtgactctgtagcctaggctagctctAAACCCACAGCAATgttgcctcagctttccaagtactaggattacagttataaaccaccacacccagccagggGATAATCAACCAAACTTTGTCAGTATGTGAGCTGAAGGTCTTTCAAGTACTTGGGTTTTTCGGGAACTTTAGGACAACTGTTTTACTCCCTTCTTAACAAAcctaggggccgggcggtggtggcgcacgcctttaatcccagcacttgggaggcagaggcaggtgaatctctgtgagttcgagaccagcctggtctacaagagctagttccatggcaggctccaaagccatagagaaaccctgtctcgaaaaacaaaaacaaaaaaaaacaaaaaacaaacctagGGGCTGAATGAGGTAAGGCAGGTGAAGACAACAGAGGAAACACAAGGGAAAACACTGGTTTAGAGATCCATGGAGGTCTGGGTTCACAGTCTTAGGAACAAAGGCTTACTGACCTTGTGAGATGCTCCCTTGTGCTGGGCCACACGCTTTGTGTTCTTGCAGCACTGTGTAGCAGACAGTTCTGCCACACGGACCTGCCCATCCCGGGCACACATTGCCAGGGTGGAATCACCACTGTTGGGAAGAAACTTGGCCTAGAGTATTAAGAATGAAAAAGGGACACATAagtaaatttaagagaaaaatgtgttGATGACCCCTTGTCACCCTTTCCTTGTACAGCTGTATGTTCCTTTCCTACTCTTTGTACAGACAGCTAAGCTCAAATTCTTCCAGCagtaaaaggaagagaaaggaagtcaCTTTGACATAAAAGTGTATTCTGGAAGGTTCTAGAAGGGTGAATGTTACATGATTAAACACTAGTAAACTGCAATTATgccttaaagaagaaaaagcaaaaaataaacaaggacaAATCTTCATCTACCTAACAAACATATATTTGCTACAAAGGGAAAGGAACCTGGAAGAAAAGGGCATGCTTGTGGACGGGTGGCAGTACCATATGGACAATGGGATTAAGATGTAGTATctccataaaataaacattattagGGAAAACTGATCAAATGCAAGTAAACAACAGCCATAAATTTAAGTGCTTAtttctccttgctttctttttcttgagtaCTGGAGAAAGAACTCTTAGCAAAGAATCttggcaaatgctctaccactgaactacacttcATGTCCATGCACTGTTAGTGCTGATGTGTTACAAGCCCTATTTCATAGATATAGAAACTCAAAGTGCAAGTTAAATAACTATCCAAATTTACATAGGACTAGGATCTGAAAACTAAGCAGTTTGGCTCAGGATCCTGTGCGCTGTCTTACACTGCCGTGTATTGATATACCTATATACCTATATGATATACGTTTGAGTTTCAAGTATCCTATCCATAATGGGATAGGATAATGTTTCCTTATGTGCCATGGTCTCTCAGTATATCATTATAGTCAAGTCCTGCTATCTAATTCCAATCACAACTTGCTACTAGCTTCTGCCCTTAGAAGCAACTTAGTCTACCTTCCCGCTTGATTTTCTCAAGTTGCTAATTACCTGGAAGACATTACTTTTGTGGCCACTCTCAAAGTCCAGTACTGGTTGCCGCCGCACCCAATCCCAAACCACCACCTTCAGGTCATCACTGCCACTGGCTAGCCAGGTGCCACGCTGGTTAAAGTGCAAGGTATTGACACAACCGGTATGGCCCTCAAGCCCATGCTGTAGGCGGAAACGCTGCACAAAGACTCTTGCCCCACAAGCCTCATACACGAAGCGGGAACTTGAACCCAGCTCCCGCTCCCGAAGGGCAGGAAGGGCTTGCCAGCGAGGTCGGGGCAAAGCTGTTGTCTCTGAGGATACCCAGTCTTCCAGGGCTCGCTCATCATCTGATGAGTCCTGATCACGGCTGGCCCGTTTGCGCTGTACACGGTGCCGAGgctgttcttcttcctcctcttcagaaTGGTCATGAACTCGGTTCTCATCATTGATGGAATAATGGCCAGTGTCCTCCATGCTGTCAGAGTCCTTGTCTTCACCTGAGCTCTCTGTGTCTGTACCTCGACTTTCTGTGCTGGTGCGGTTGGGGCCACCATCATCCCCAGTCAAGCTCAAACTGAGGTCTGAGGCCTCTACTTCAATACCTGAGGAtgtttccctcccctcttcagcTCCAGACATCTCTTCTGGACTGCTAGACAGGCTTCCTGGACATTAATGGATATACGCaaagaaaaaatatggaaaaataattaGGACAGCAAAGACTTTCCACGTTGGTTTAAGAAACTATTACCCTAAAGACCAAGAAACAAATTTCAATAAATGTGTCTCTTTCCAAATGGTCATAAAGAATAATTTCTAGCCAGGCAAGGTGATATATGCTTGTAATCCAAAGTCATCATCAGCAAGTTTTAAGGCTCCTCAGGCTAATGTCTCAAAAAAGTGGAATGGTGGAACTTTTGAGATGAAATCttgatatgttttattatttatttaggtttttcaagacagtatttctttgtgtagctctggaatttgatttagaccaggctggccttggactcacagagatttgtctgtctttgcttcccaagtgttgagattaaaggtgtgtgccgccaccgcctggctgatttttttttgtttgttttttttttaagatttatttatttattatgcattcagtgttctgcctgcatgtatccctgcaggccagaagagagcaccaaatctcattacagatggttgtgagcacatgttggttgctgggaattaaactcaggacctttgaaagagcaggcaaagttcttaaccactgagccatctctccagcccccagctgtttgttttaaataaaagattaagATTAAAGCTACACAGGCACTAGACATGGAAGCACACACTGGCAATTCCcatagtcagaaagcagagacaggaggattacccCAAGTTCACTATCAGTCAGGACGACACAAAAAGATCCAGTCTCCCAAACCCAAAAAGGATGTTGTGCTGGAATACTGTATGAATCTGTGCCTGGAGGTAACTTAGGCTCATAAAGACATCACATGTATTCTCTCTTATGTGAATCTTAGCTTCAAACTTACAGATTATATGTGTTTAGTTTGGAGTATCTATACAagtcagagggaggtggatctctctgagttcgatactagcctggtctacagagtaagttctaggattCATACCTAGTAAATCTAATTTACAGGggtacagagaaaacctgcctcaaaacagatacacacacagaataaattttaaaaatattcctttaaaaaaaaaaaaaagagtgtggccaggcagtggtggtatacaactttaatcccagcacttgttaTGCcagtaatcctaacacttgggaagccaaaagagaatctcagtgagtttgaggccaacttggtctacacagcaagttccaggacagccagaactgctacacagagaaaccctctctcggaaaacaaacaaaacaaaacaaaacaaaaaagtgtgtgtgCCCGATGCAACTATCTTAGACTTTGCCCTCtatgtgagacaggatctcccaaTAAAtggctagcctaaaactcattatgtagatcaggccgACCTCCAATTGTGGAAAGTCTTCTTTTATACTTCCTGAGCACTGAGATCACCCGCATATGCCACCACACACCTGGCTTTATGCTATGTTGTTTGATAGGCACCTACTGATTACAGCAAATAATTAAGTTATCTACTAAAAAATTTTCAGTgctgccaagcagtggtggcatgcgTCTTtaaactcgggaggcagagaaagcagaactctgtgagttcaaggccagcctaatctacaagagctagttccaggacaggcttcaaagcta
The sequence above is drawn from the Chionomys nivalis chromosome 5, mChiNiv1.1, whole genome shotgun sequence genome and encodes:
- the Dcaf8 gene encoding DDB1- and CUL4-associated factor 8; this encodes MSSKGSSTDGRTDLANGSLSSSPEEMSGAEEGRETSSGIEVEASDLSLSLTGDDGGPNRTSTESRGTDTESSGEDKDSDSMEDTGHYSINDENRVHDHSEEEEEEQPRHRVQRKRASRDQDSSDDERALEDWVSSETTALPRPRWQALPALRERELGSSSRFVYEACGARVFVQRFRLQHGLEGHTGCVNTLHFNQRGTWLASGSDDLKVVVWDWVRRQPVLDFESGHKSNVFQAKFLPNSGDSTLAMCARDGQVRVAELSATQCCKNTKRVAQHKGASHKLALEPDSPCTFLSAGEDAVVFTIDLRQDRPASKLVVTKEKEKKVGLYTIYVNPANTHQFAVGGRDQFVRIYDQRKIDENENNGVLKKFCPHHLVNSESKANITCLVYSHDGTELLASYNDEDIYLFNSSHSDGAQYIKRYKGHRNNATVKGVNFYGPKSEFVVSGSDCGHIFLWEKSSCQIIQFMEGDKGGVVNCLEPHPHLPVLATSGLDHDVKIWAPTAEASTELTGLKDVIKKNKRERDEDSLHHTDLFDSHMLWFLMHHLRQRRHHRRWREPGVGATDADSDESPSSSDTSDEEEGPDRVQCMPS